A window of Paenibacillus sp. 19GGS1-52 contains these coding sequences:
- a CDS encoding aspartyl-phosphate phosphatase Spo0E family protein — protein sequence MLSADYYLPFYGGECFSRSEKRPSKSDASERRLSLEDEIQELRSRMEQLFIQENSFTCDNVIEISSLLDLKINEYMRRRPRRK from the coding sequence GTGCTTAGTGCCGATTATTACTTACCTTTCTATGGTGGGGAGTGTTTTTCGAGAAGCGAGAAACGGCCCTCCAAGAGTGATGCTTCTGAACGCAGGCTCTCTCTGGAAGATGAAATTCAGGAACTTCGCAGCAGAATGGAACAGCTTTTTATACAGGAGAATTCATTTACCTGTGATAATGTCATTGAAATCAGCAGTCTGCTAGATCTGAAGATAAATGAATATATGAGAAGGCGTCCACGCAGGAAATAA
- a CDS encoding Lrp/AsnC family transcriptional regulator has protein sequence MKEMNELKRKVLELLKEDARSSTALMATLLGAEEDDVKTVIEQMEKDHVIVKYATVVNWDKVDDERVTALIEVQITPERGRGFEGIAERIYLYPQVKSVYLMSGAYDLLVEVEGRNLREVANFVSEKLSPIDAVLSTKTNFTLKKYKQDGIIFEEHEEDNRLMISP, from the coding sequence ATGAAGGAAATGAATGAACTGAAGAGGAAAGTGCTGGAACTGCTTAAGGAAGACGCGAGAAGCTCCACAGCGTTAATGGCAACATTGCTTGGAGCTGAGGAAGACGACGTGAAGACGGTGATTGAACAAATGGAGAAAGACCATGTCATCGTTAAATATGCTACAGTTGTCAACTGGGATAAGGTGGACGACGAGCGAGTGACCGCACTGATTGAAGTTCAGATTACACCCGAACGTGGACGTGGCTTTGAAGGGATAGCGGAGCGAATCTATCTGTATCCACAAGTGAAATCCGTGTATTTGATGTCTGGTGCTTATGATCTTCTTGTCGAAGTGGAAGGCCGCAATCTGCGGGAAGTCGCCAATTTTGTATCCGAGAAGCTATCTCCAATCGATGCTGTACTCTCAACCAAAACGAACTTTACCCTTAAAAAATACAAACAGGACGGGATCATCTTCGAGGAGCATGAAGAGGACAATCGTCTAATGATCTCACCATAA
- a CDS encoding 5'-3' exonuclease H3TH domain-containing protein, with amino-acid sequence MSAETTGRVMLVDGMALLFRAFYATSYGGYIRKTKAGLPTNAVYGFLQYFFDAVSTFEPSHVVCCWDMGKGTFRTEKYSGYKSNRIEAPLELIPQFELVKEVVTGLGVPNIGLVGFEADDCIGTLASYFSEESEVYVLTGDHDMLQLVNDSVKVVIMKKGRSNYKVYDLAELLEDKGLTPLQVIDLKGFMGDTSDNYPGVKGIGEKTALKLLTEYGTVEGVIENLHLLPKGVRAKIEADLEMLHLSRDLAQIRCDVPIACTLAECLWELQREKAARKFEELEFGSLMHLIAGVKDERGIVQIELGDLG; translated from the coding sequence ATGAGCGCAGAAACAACGGGCCGGGTAATGCTGGTAGATGGAATGGCGTTGCTGTTCCGGGCTTTTTATGCGACCTCTTATGGAGGATATATTCGCAAGACGAAAGCCGGATTGCCGACGAATGCGGTATACGGTTTTTTACAGTATTTTTTCGATGCGGTCAGCACCTTTGAGCCTTCACATGTCGTATGCTGCTGGGATATGGGCAAGGGGACATTTCGGACGGAGAAATATTCAGGTTATAAATCGAATCGGATCGAGGCACCTCTGGAGCTGATTCCACAATTTGAGCTGGTCAAAGAGGTCGTAACTGGGCTGGGTGTGCCGAACATTGGCCTCGTAGGCTTTGAAGCAGATGACTGCATCGGTACCTTGGCTTCTTATTTTAGTGAGGAGTCTGAGGTCTACGTTCTGACTGGAGACCATGATATGCTGCAGCTGGTGAATGATAGCGTGAAGGTAGTTATTATGAAAAAAGGCCGTTCGAACTATAAAGTGTATGATCTTGCCGAGCTGCTAGAAGACAAAGGACTAACTCCTCTGCAAGTCATCGACCTAAAGGGTTTCATGGGTGATACAAGCGACAATTATCCTGGTGTAAAGGGGATTGGGGAGAAGACTGCACTGAAACTGCTGACTGAATACGGCACAGTTGAGGGGGTAATCGAGAACCTGCACCTGCTGCCTAAGGGCGTGCGGGCCAAGATCGAAGCCGACCTTGAGATGCTGCATTTATCGCGGGATCTGGCCCAGATTCGCTGCGATGTGCCCATTGCCTGTACGCTGGCTGAATGTCTGTGGGAGTTGCAGCGGGAAAAGGCTGCGCGTAAGTTCGAGGAGCTGGAGTTCGGCAGCCTGATGCATCTGATTGCCGGAGTAAAGGATGAACGGGGAATTGTCCAGATTGAGCTGGGGGATCTGGGTTAA
- a CDS encoding IS3 family transposase has product MSKKRFTEEEREQMSKNRYVVRVSDKAITYADEFKQLFIDQYMTGKTPREIFEAHGFNVSVMGMKRIEQSADRWKKAYEQGGIVGLSDSRKEATGRPLQRELSPDEVIAKQEARIRLLESQVDLLKKLDTKERLLVAKGMNLSKTKLFELIKNAVDQGLGRMTGYICKLLNVSRSGYYSYLGSADTRLERTRSDAKAGDYIKKAFHRRGYKKGSRSIKMVLENEFGILYNLKKIRRLMKKFNIVCPHRKPNPYKRMAKATKEHRTLPNRLQRDFKKGIPGLGLLTDITYLPHGRSEIAYLSTLLDASTGEILSYNVSNRLTLDIATDTIDALMKQKRVKLHKDVFIHSDQGSHYTSPTYQALLKKYGIGQSMSRRGNCWDNAPQESFFGHLKDHVDHRSCRSLQELQFEIDRYIRYYNHHRYQWGLKKMTPVQYRNHLLLVS; this is encoded by the coding sequence ATGAGTAAGAAGCGATTTACAGAAGAAGAACGTGAACAGATGTCAAAGAACAGATACGTCGTTAGAGTGAGTGACAAGGCGATAACCTATGCGGATGAATTTAAGCAGTTATTTATTGACCAATACATGACAGGCAAAACCCCAAGAGAGATCTTCGAAGCTCACGGATTTAACGTGAGTGTAATGGGTATGAAGCGAATCGAACAGTCTGCTGACCGCTGGAAGAAAGCCTATGAACAAGGAGGGATTGTAGGACTATCCGACTCTCGAAAGGAAGCCACTGGGCGTCCTTTGCAGCGGGAGCTATCCCCGGATGAAGTCATTGCAAAGCAAGAAGCGAGGATTAGACTGCTCGAATCTCAAGTCGATTTGTTAAAAAAGCTAGACACGAAAGAAAGGTTGCTGGTAGCCAAAGGAATGAATCTAAGCAAAACTAAGTTATTCGAACTCATTAAGAACGCTGTGGATCAAGGTCTAGGACGTATGACAGGCTACATTTGCAAGTTGCTTAACGTTTCTCGTTCGGGATACTATAGCTACTTAGGTTCCGCAGATACACGCTTGGAGCGAACTCGTTCAGATGCTAAAGCGGGAGACTACATCAAGAAGGCTTTCCACCGAAGAGGATACAAGAAGGGCTCGCGCTCTATCAAGATGGTTCTAGAGAACGAGTTTGGCATCCTTTATAACCTGAAGAAAATCCGCAGGCTTATGAAGAAATTCAACATCGTATGCCCGCATAGAAAACCTAACCCCTATAAGCGTATGGCGAAGGCTACGAAGGAACATCGGACCCTTCCAAACCGTCTGCAAAGGGATTTTAAAAAGGGTATTCCGGGTCTGGGGTTGCTTACCGACATCACCTATCTCCCGCATGGTCGCTCGGAGATCGCGTATTTATCGACCCTGCTAGATGCCTCGACGGGCGAGATCCTCTCTTACAACGTATCTAACCGGCTCACATTAGATATTGCCACGGACACGATTGACGCTCTCATGAAACAAAAACGTGTGAAGTTACACAAAGATGTCTTCATCCACTCCGATCAAGGCAGCCATTACACGAGTCCAACCTACCAAGCACTGCTGAAGAAGTATGGGATAGGTCAGTCGATGTCCAGGCGTGGGAATTGTTGGGACAATGCCCCTCAAGAATCATTCTTCGGCCATTTAAAAGATCATGTGGATCACCGCAGTTGCCGATCTTTACAAGAGCTACAGTTTGAAATTGATCGCTATATCCGTTATTACAACCACCACAGATATCAATGGGGTTTAAAAAAGATGACCCCTGTTCAATACAGGAATCACCTATTGTTAGTTTCCTAA
- a CDS encoding cob(I)yrinic acid a,c-diamide adenosyltransferase has protein sequence MAIYTRTGDQGETSVIGGRVGKDDVRVEAYGTIDELNCFVGQARSLMADEKFADVREQLLEIQHELFDCGSDLAFVKLSEGKYKVKSEMAERLEGWIDTLQAENPQLERFILPGGSELSSVVHVCRTVCRRAERRAVTLGRSADINPQAVIYLNRLSDYFFALARTANTRSGIADVEYVRSKKVFRN, from the coding sequence ATGGCGATCTATACTCGTACGGGGGATCAAGGAGAAACTTCAGTTATCGGTGGCCGTGTGGGCAAGGATGATGTCCGCGTGGAAGCCTATGGAACCATAGATGAACTGAACTGTTTTGTTGGGCAGGCCCGCAGTCTAATGGCAGATGAGAAATTCGCGGATGTGCGCGAGCAACTGCTGGAGATTCAACACGAGCTGTTCGATTGTGGTTCCGATCTGGCTTTTGTAAAGCTCAGTGAGGGGAAATATAAGGTAAAAAGCGAGATGGCTGAGCGGCTGGAAGGCTGGATTGATACCCTGCAAGCAGAGAATCCACAGCTGGAACGCTTTATCCTGCCAGGAGGCAGCGAACTCTCGTCGGTAGTTCACGTATGTCGTACTGTCTGCCGACGGGCCGAACGGCGGGCTGTTACGCTGGGACGAAGTGCGGATATTAACCCGCAGGCGGTTATTTATCTGAATCGGCTGTCGGACTACTTCTTTGCATTGGCTCGGACGGCAAATACACGGTCAGGAATTGCTGATGTAGAATATGTCCGCAGTAAAAAGGTATTCCGTAACTAA
- a CDS encoding arsenate reductase family protein, translating to MSHLKVYQYPKCSTCRSAVKWLQGQGHELELQHIAEQPPTVEELRELVANSGLGLKKFFNTSGEVYKAQGLKDKLAQLSEQEQLELLAANGMLIKRPIVSDGSKVTVGFKEEQYADAWTNARH from the coding sequence ATGAGCCATTTAAAAGTATATCAATACCCCAAATGCAGCACCTGCCGCAGTGCAGTGAAATGGCTGCAAGGCCAAGGGCATGAACTGGAGCTTCAGCATATCGCAGAGCAGCCGCCGACGGTGGAGGAGCTGCGTGAGCTGGTGGCGAACAGTGGCTTGGGATTGAAGAAGTTTTTTAATACAAGCGGTGAGGTTTATAAAGCACAAGGGCTGAAGGATAAGCTGGCACAGCTTAGTGAGCAAGAGCAGCTGGAGCTGCTGGCGGCTAACGGGATGCTGATCAAACGTCCTATCGTCAGCGATGGAAGCAAGGTTACAGTTGGATTCAAGGAAGAGCAATATGCGGACGCCTGGACTAACGCCAGACACTAG
- a CDS encoding bifunctional 2',3'-cyclic-nucleotide 2'-phosphodiesterase/3'-nucleotidase, translating to MRFKTQWNKPIASVLVTAVLSVQVLSGVALGTFWSTDKASAEAVAPAKVDLRLMSTTDVHTNVYGWDYFKNTASVTVGLDRTATLVKEARIEEPNNLLLDNGDLIQGTPLGTYMANKSDLENSSTKVHPMIAALNVMGYDAATFGNHEFNYGLDFLKRTVEGSPGNEAATGANFEYVNANIYKADGVTNAFTPYVIINKQVTDSNGQTQNIKVGLLGLVTPQIMEWDKANLEGQVITKDIAATAEKFVPIMKKAGAQVIVVMAHTGFDINAVKGDGSENDINALSKVEGIDAITFSHTHKVFPTGNNATLDASFIDPGTKLPYANDKAVIDNVKGHINGVPAVQAGFGGANLGLIDLVLTQVNGVWTVQKETSVSSTRSIYKTENKLNIATVAPDPAVDAAVAVEHEATIAYTGQKLGETTASMNSYFAMVQDDPTVQIVTYAQKRYVQNYIDANLPQYKDLAILSVGAPFKAGRNGPSEYTNIAAGELTIRSASDLYLYDNTLKAIKIKGSVVKEWLEMSAGAFNRIKPAISTPQALLNPAFAVYNFDVIDGIQYKIDVTKNAKYKPDGTINDSSSSRVTEVTYNNQPLDLNQDFIVVTNNYRASGGGNFPGVKGSEMVIDSLQENRQVLMDYISEAGTIDPTADGNWSLAPIKGNVNVTFTSSPEAAKVLPTNITDTGESNTQGFGIYKLNLRPQESAPTQDVEVHLLGINDLHGQLDTTSILNNKNVGTVPILATYLKDARAKYTNSLLFHNGDSVGASAPVSSLERDEPTHEWMNMMKFDIGSLGNHEFDQGVDALKTQLYGGVDPKNKDITHKGADFDYINANAVNSTTDKPIINPYVIKEIGGVKIGFIGLVTKATPSKVSPAGTAGVRFLTPEEEVQAVEKYALELQGKGVETIIVLAHDPATTKADVTTGEAADLAKALPANSPVDVIVAGDNHALANGLVNGKLIVQAYSYGMAFEDIKLVISHTTGDVLSKSAVVTPTVQDGITPDAESAALVNYYLNKHPELTKPVGTTDGTVTRTDVYIKEAALGNLIADAMRGADFGDGKGAADFSFMNPGGIRADLPLGNVTFGDLAKIQPFGNTLVKLTLTGAQIKTLLQQQWFLKPDGTYDIKTLQISGLKYTANMYLPVAERISSLTTANGTPINPTQNYTAVVNNFMAAGGDNYTILTQASASLAGPIDLDVFYDYIVKTFKSGAITAAIEGRIVNNPTPATNPPSGTLPTATPKPSPTATPSATAVTASATPAPTPTAAPESGFKDLGKVAWAQDAIDSLAAKGIIKGLDGNTFAPVKNVSRAEFVTMLVRALNLSNSGAATTFTDVKQNVWYTDTITMAVNAGLVKGSGNGKFEPGREITREEMAIMVANALKEQLQPIDNNAALKQFADKSQIASYAQESIAQLTHLGIINGVGSEKFLPKGIANRAQAAVIIYRMLQQQAS from the coding sequence ATGAGATTTAAGACACAATGGAACAAGCCGATCGCTTCCGTATTGGTTACTGCCGTACTCTCAGTGCAGGTGTTGAGTGGAGTCGCTCTGGGTACATTTTGGAGTACAGATAAGGCATCTGCCGAAGCGGTTGCTCCAGCCAAGGTAGATCTACGATTAATGAGCACAACGGATGTGCACACGAACGTTTACGGATGGGATTACTTCAAGAATACAGCATCGGTGACTGTTGGACTGGACCGGACGGCAACATTGGTGAAAGAAGCTAGAATCGAAGAACCAAATAATCTTTTGCTAGACAATGGGGACCTGATTCAAGGTACTCCACTGGGTACCTACATGGCGAACAAATCCGATCTGGAGAATTCGTCAACCAAGGTTCATCCGATGATTGCGGCCTTGAACGTTATGGGGTACGATGCGGCGACTTTTGGAAATCATGAATTTAACTATGGGTTGGATTTTTTAAAACGAACAGTAGAAGGAAGCCCTGGTAACGAGGCAGCTACGGGTGCGAATTTTGAATATGTAAATGCAAATATTTATAAAGCTGATGGTGTAACCAACGCTTTTACTCCATATGTCATCATCAATAAGCAGGTAACAGATAGTAATGGCCAAACGCAGAATATTAAAGTCGGTCTACTGGGTCTCGTAACCCCCCAGATCATGGAGTGGGATAAAGCGAATCTGGAAGGTCAGGTCATCACTAAAGATATCGCCGCAACCGCCGAGAAATTCGTTCCCATCATGAAGAAAGCTGGAGCGCAGGTTATCGTAGTCATGGCGCATACCGGTTTTGATATTAATGCTGTTAAAGGAGATGGCTCCGAGAATGATATTAATGCCCTAAGTAAGGTTGAGGGGATTGATGCTATTACGTTCTCGCACACGCATAAGGTGTTCCCAACTGGGAATAACGCTACTCTGGATGCTTCTTTTATCGACCCGGGAACGAAGCTGCCCTATGCAAACGATAAAGCAGTTATCGATAATGTGAAAGGTCATATTAACGGAGTTCCAGCTGTACAAGCAGGCTTCGGCGGTGCCAATTTGGGACTGATAGACCTTGTTCTTACACAGGTAAATGGAGTATGGACGGTGCAGAAGGAAACATCAGTATCTTCAACCCGCTCCATTTATAAGACAGAGAACAAACTCAATATTGCTACCGTCGCTCCTGATCCGGCTGTAGATGCTGCTGTCGCAGTTGAGCATGAGGCTACTATTGCCTACACCGGCCAGAAGCTGGGGGAAACAACGGCTTCCATGAACAGCTATTTCGCTATGGTTCAGGATGATCCGACTGTTCAGATTGTTACTTATGCCCAGAAACGTTACGTGCAGAATTACATTGATGCCAATCTTCCGCAATACAAGGATCTGGCGATTCTCAGCGTGGGTGCCCCCTTCAAGGCAGGTCGCAACGGCCCTTCCGAGTATACAAATATTGCTGCTGGGGAGCTGACGATTCGTAGCGCAAGTGACTTGTATCTTTACGACAATACGCTGAAAGCCATCAAGATTAAAGGCTCTGTCGTAAAAGAATGGCTGGAAATGAGTGCGGGTGCTTTTAATCGTATCAAGCCAGCAATCTCCACTCCGCAAGCCCTGTTGAACCCGGCATTTGCCGTGTACAACTTCGATGTGATCGACGGCATCCAGTATAAAATAGATGTGACAAAAAATGCGAAGTACAAGCCTGATGGCACGATTAATGATTCTTCATCGAGCCGCGTTACTGAAGTGACATACAATAATCAGCCTCTGGATTTGAATCAGGACTTTATCGTCGTCACGAACAACTACCGCGCTAGCGGCGGCGGCAACTTCCCAGGCGTTAAAGGCTCCGAGATGGTGATTGATTCCCTTCAAGAAAACCGTCAGGTTCTGATGGACTATATCAGCGAAGCCGGAACCATTGATCCGACTGCTGATGGCAACTGGTCTCTCGCTCCAATTAAGGGTAATGTTAATGTAACATTCACATCATCACCTGAGGCAGCTAAGGTTCTGCCAACGAATATTACCGATACCGGCGAGTCAAATACTCAGGGCTTCGGGATCTACAAACTGAATCTGCGTCCGCAAGAATCGGCTCCTACTCAGGATGTTGAGGTGCATCTTCTGGGCATCAACGATCTTCATGGCCAACTGGATACGACTTCTATTCTAAACAACAAGAATGTAGGTACAGTTCCGATTCTCGCGACCTACCTTAAAGACGCACGTGCGAAATATACCAATTCACTGCTGTTCCATAACGGTGATTCCGTAGGCGCATCAGCTCCTGTATCGTCACTTGAGCGTGATGAACCGACGCATGAATGGATGAACATGATGAAATTTGACATTGGTTCCTTGGGCAACCATGAGTTTGACCAAGGCGTGGATGCGCTTAAGACACAGCTATACGGTGGAGTTGACCCTAAGAATAAAGATATAACTCATAAGGGTGCAGATTTTGATTACATCAACGCCAATGCTGTAAACAGCACTACGGACAAGCCGATTATCAACCCTTATGTCATCAAGGAAATAGGCGGCGTAAAGATCGGATTTATTGGTCTTGTTACCAAAGCTACACCAAGCAAGGTTTCCCCTGCCGGTACGGCGGGTGTACGCTTCCTGACTCCTGAGGAAGAAGTTCAGGCTGTTGAGAAGTATGCCTTGGAGCTTCAGGGTAAAGGCGTTGAAACAATCATTGTGCTTGCACATGATCCGGCAACGACTAAAGCTGATGTGACAACAGGCGAAGCAGCCGATCTGGCTAAGGCGCTTCCAGCGAACTCCCCGGTAGATGTTATTGTAGCTGGTGACAACCATGCGTTGGCCAACGGCCTTGTAAACGGCAAGCTGATTGTTCAAGCCTACTCCTATGGAATGGCATTTGAGGATATCAAGCTAGTGATTAGTCATACAACGGGCGATGTATTGAGCAAGTCTGCTGTGGTGACCCCCACTGTACAAGATGGGATTACACCGGATGCAGAATCGGCTGCTCTTGTTAACTACTACTTAAATAAGCATCCGGAACTGACTAAGCCTGTAGGTACAACTGACGGAACCGTTACCCGGACAGATGTATACATTAAAGAGGCTGCCTTGGGCAATCTGATCGCGGATGCTATGCGCGGTGCAGATTTCGGCGACGGTAAAGGCGCTGCGGACTTCTCCTTCATGAATCCGGGCGGCATTCGCGCCGATCTTCCGTTAGGGAATGTCACCTTCGGCGATCTGGCTAAAATCCAGCCGTTTGGCAATACGCTCGTGAAGTTGACACTGACTGGAGCGCAAATCAAAACCTTGCTTCAACAGCAATGGTTTCTGAAACCCGACGGAACTTATGACATCAAAACTTTACAGATTTCCGGTCTGAAATACACGGCCAACATGTACCTTCCGGTAGCAGAGCGCATATCCAGCCTAACGACGGCAAACGGAACGCCAATTAATCCAACCCAGAACTATACAGCTGTGGTCAACAATTTCATGGCAGCAGGTGGGGATAATTACACTATTCTGACCCAAGCCAGTGCATCTTTAGCGGGACCTATTGATCTAGATGTGTTCTATGATTACATCGTGAAGACATTCAAGAGTGGAGCCATCACAGCCGCCATTGAAGGGCGAATTGTGAACAATCCGACTCCGGCAACGAACCCGCCTTCGGGAACATTGCCAACAGCAACACCAAAACCTAGTCCGACGGCAACACCTAGCGCAACTGCTGTAACAGCATCGGCTACTCCAGCCCCAACACCTACTGCAGCTCCAGAGTCCGGATTTAAGGATCTGGGTAAAGTGGCCTGGGCTCAGGATGCTATTGATTCCCTGGCAGCAAAAGGGATCATAAAAGGTTTGGATGGAAATACCTTCGCACCTGTCAAAAACGTATCCCGTGCGGAATTCGTCACCATGCTGGTTCGCGCTCTGAATCTGAGTAATTCTGGAGCGGCTACTACATTCACGGATGTCAAACAAAATGTCTGGTACACAGACACTATCACCATGGCGGTGAATGCCGGCCTTGTAAAAGGCTCCGGGAATGGGAAATTTGAACCGGGTCGTGAAATTACCCGTGAAGAAATGGCGATTATGGTCGCCAACGCTTTGAAAGAACAGCTGCAGCCGATTGACAACAATGCTGCACTCAAGCAATTTGCGGACAAGTCTCAAATTGCCTCCTATGCGCAGGAATCTATTGCCCAGCTGACCCATTTGGGAATTATCAATGGTGTAGGCTCGGAGAAATTCCTGCCGAAGGGCATAGCTAACCGTGCCCAAGCGGCGGTCATTATCTACCGCATGCTGCAGCAACAAGCATCTTAA
- a CDS encoding RluA family pseudouridine synthase produces MTSYYSPITYIVPPAEDGMLLKTILQKRMDVSRKLLSRIKLTEQGIALNGERVYISVRVRAGDSVQIRMATETSEDILPQPIPFDILYEDEHLLIVNKAAGIIVHPTHGHYTDTLANGIVYYWAQKNERFRFRPVHRLDQETSGVLVIAKNPYSHQHISEQMIAGTVDKRYAAFVHGTPAVPYGDIDGPIDRDPAEPHRRIVTPDGYPSLTRYEVKAVYPSGSSVELKLESGRTHQIRVHMTSIGCPLIGDGMYRHELYGMPELSAAQAERLEAVAALDAAMPRQALHAVRLTFRHPILLQEMTFEAPLPSDMTSLEAQLQHETAANCD; encoded by the coding sequence ATGACCAGCTATTATTCCCCCATTACCTATATAGTACCGCCAGCTGAGGACGGTATGCTGCTCAAGACCATCCTGCAGAAGCGGATGGATGTATCGCGCAAGCTGCTCTCCCGAATCAAGCTGACCGAGCAGGGCATCGCGCTGAACGGGGAACGTGTCTATATTAGCGTTCGTGTGCGGGCAGGAGATTCGGTACAGATTCGGATGGCGACGGAGACGTCTGAGGATATTTTGCCGCAGCCGATTCCATTTGATATTCTCTACGAGGATGAACACCTGCTTATTGTCAACAAGGCAGCAGGCATCATTGTGCATCCGACGCATGGACATTATACAGATACACTGGCGAATGGAATCGTCTATTATTGGGCGCAAAAGAACGAGCGCTTTCGCTTCCGTCCGGTTCACCGGCTCGATCAGGAAACTTCCGGTGTGCTTGTGATCGCGAAGAACCCCTACAGTCATCAGCATATTTCCGAGCAGATGATTGCTGGAACCGTGGACAAACGCTACGCTGCGTTTGTCCACGGCACGCCGGCTGTGCCGTACGGTGATATCGACGGTCCGATCGACCGTGATCCGGCCGAGCCGCACCGTCGCATCGTAACTCCCGACGGTTATCCTTCCTTGACCCGGTACGAGGTCAAAGCGGTTTACCCCAGCGGCTCCAGCGTGGAGCTGAAGCTGGAGAGCGGGCGCACCCACCAGATTCGGGTGCATATGACCTCTATCGGCTGCCCCTTAATCGGTGACGGTATGTACCGTCACGAGCTCTACGGCATGCCGGAACTCTCCGCCGCCCAGGCTGAGCGGCTGGAGGCGGTGGCAGCGCTCGACGCAGCGATGCCGCGCCAGGCGCTGCATGCCGTGCGGCTGACCTTCCGGCATCCGATACTGCTGCAGGAAATGACCTTCGAAGCCCCATTGCCGTCCGACATGACGTCATTGGAGGCGCAGTTGCAGCATGAGACAGCTGCGAATTGTGATTAG
- a CDS encoding aminotransferase class I/II-fold pyridoxal phosphate-dependent enzyme: MITNKTQLDGDTSKSMNSYLAPLVQQIQPSGIRKFFDLAAGSKDIISLGVGEPDFKTPWHVREACVYSLERGFTGYTSNAGMPELREGIANYLHTRFAVEYDPANQIIATVGGSEAIDLALRALIAPGDEILIPEPCYISYSPITAIGGGIPVGVETFGENNFKITAEALEAKITPRSKILILCYPSNPTGAIMSREDWEPIAKVVVKHDLIVISDEIYAELTYGSNHVSFASLPGMIDRTILVSGFSKAFAMTGWRMGYACGHPDLIAAMLKIHQYTVMCAPSMGQVAALEALTNGMEEKDRMADSYNQRRRLIVKGLRDAGLECHEPQGAFYAFPSVQRTGLTSDQFAQRLLLEYKVAAVPGSVFGLGGEGYLRCSYATSVSQLNEAVDRIGTFVAQLERERME; the protein is encoded by the coding sequence ATGATCACGAATAAAACGCAGCTAGACGGAGATACCAGCAAGTCGATGAATTCCTATTTGGCTCCACTTGTGCAGCAAATTCAGCCATCGGGCATCCGTAAGTTTTTTGATCTGGCGGCAGGCAGCAAGGATATCATTTCTCTGGGCGTCGGGGAGCCAGATTTCAAGACCCCTTGGCACGTCAGAGAAGCTTGTGTTTATTCGCTGGAAAGAGGGTTTACTGGATACACCTCCAACGCAGGAATGCCTGAGTTGCGCGAAGGCATTGCGAATTATCTACACACCCGTTTTGCCGTGGAATATGATCCTGCTAATCAGATTATAGCAACGGTAGGTGGCAGTGAGGCGATTGATCTGGCTCTGCGCGCACTGATCGCACCGGGTGACGAAATTCTCATCCCCGAGCCTTGTTATATCTCTTATTCGCCGATAACAGCTATCGGTGGCGGTATTCCTGTGGGCGTAGAGACTTTTGGTGAGAACAACTTTAAGATTACTGCAGAGGCACTCGAGGCCAAGATTACACCGCGTTCCAAAATTCTGATTCTGTGTTATCCAAGCAACCCGACCGGCGCCATTATGAGCCGAGAGGATTGGGAACCGATCGCCAAGGTCGTAGTGAAGCATGATCTCATCGTAATATCGGATGAAATCTATGCGGAGCTAACCTATGGCAGCAATCATGTAAGCTTTGCTTCGCTGCCTGGCATGATTGACCGCACGATTCTGGTCAGTGGGTTCTCCAAAGCTTTTGCGATGACTGGCTGGCGGATGGGGTATGCCTGTGGTCACCCGGATCTGATTGCCGCAATGCTCAAGATTCATCAGTACACCGTAATGTGTGCTCCTTCCATGGGTCAAGTGGCTGCACTTGAAGCACTGACTAATGGGATGGAAGAGAAGGACCGGATGGCGGATTCCTATAATCAACGGCGGCGGTTGATCGTCAAAGGCTTACGTGATGCCGGGCTGGAATGCCATGAGCCGCAGGGCGCATTTTATGCTTTCCCAAGCGTACAGCGTACCGGGCTAACCTCTGATCAATTCGCTCAGCGGCTACTGCTTGAATACAAGGTGGCTGCAGTTCCCGGCAGTGTATTCGGATTAGGTGGCGAAGGCTACTTGCGTTGCTCGTATGCTACCTCAGTTTCCCAGTTGAACGAAGCGGTTGATCGAATTGGCACTTTTGTCGCACAACTGGAACGGGAAAGAATGGAATAG